The proteins below come from a single Corylus avellana chromosome ca3, CavTom2PMs-1.0 genomic window:
- the LOC132174029 gene encoding nuclear pore complex protein NUP93A-like, producing the protein MQFDCAVAVQLLYPDQDNSNLVHEMAMVSAIQEAQKDNLRSFNDYTMKVLQEDWQKEKRDFLQSLSRISTLPRTNMIETRSGGSHPGQTVSIASSSQVSPGPNSMGLVPLANKPILDKKASVYAEVVKNLNNARERGLPFKPATAFKGAYESLGVEGSSGKSVNMQKIWHLIQMLMGEDSTMQHNVSKKMSLIIGARRHLEWGHEKYIMDTIQSHPAQAALGGAVGNLQRVRAFLRIRLRDYGVLDFDAGDARRQPPVDTTWQQVLNTLFGNCGPHSAHRF; encoded by the exons ATGCAGTTTGATTGTGCCGTTGCAGTACAGCTTCTTTATCCTGACCAAGATAATTCTAATTTG GTTCATGAGATGGCAATGGTCTCAGCCATTCAGGAAGCTCAGAAGGATAATCTCAGAAGCTTTAATGATTACACGATGAAAGTTTTACAG GAGGATTGGCAAAAGGAAAAACGCGACTTTCTTCAAAGTTTAAGCCGAATTTCAACATTACCCAGGACTAATATGATTGAAACCCGCTCCGGGGGTTCTCATCCTGGTCAAACAGTGTCCATTGCATCTAGCTCTCAAGTTTCACCTGGTCCAAATAGCATGGGTCTCGTACCTCTAGCTAACAAGCCTATCCTTGATAAAAAGGCATCAGTCTATGCTGAAGTTGTGAAGAATCTGAACAATGCAAGGGAGCGTGGCTTACCATTTAAG CCTGCTACAGCTTTCAAGGGTGCTTATGAGAGTTTGGGCGTTGAGGGATCTAGCGGAAAATCTGTTAACATGCAGAAGATATGGCACCTCATTCAG ATGCTGATGGGTGAGGATTCAACTATGCAACATAATGTTTCAAAGAAGATGTCACTAATCATTGGTGCAAGGCGCCATCTGGAATGGGGGCATGAGAAATATATCATGGATACAATACAAAGTCATCCTGCACAG GCTGCTCTTGGTGGGGCTGTTGGAAATTTGCAAAGAGTCCGCGCCTTTCTTCGG ATTCGTTTAAGAGATTATGGAGTTCTGGATTTTGATGCAGGTGATGCTCGTAGACAACCTCCCGTTGATACCACTTGGCAGCAGGTCTTGAATac GCTGTTTGGGAACTGTGGTCCGCATTCTGCTCACcgtttttag